Proteins found in one Kangiella sediminilitoris genomic segment:
- the ggt gene encoding gamma-glutamyltransferase, giving the protein MKIKNVLTTLLVSASFIPLSNAADRVTGEMHATRSEVIAPNAMAATSQPLATQVALDIMKNGGNAIDAAIGANAALGLMEPTGSGIGGDLYAIIWHEKTQRLYGLNASGRSPKGLTYDKLKQELDKLDRDTLPPYGMLPISVPGAVDGWFELHRKFGEMPMDKVLQPAIDYAENGFPVSELIAYYWNLSVPRLSPQPGSFSETFTIDGKAPREGQMFKNPELANTYKLLARDGRYAFYQGEIAKKIDAFMKENGGYLRYEDLKDHESNWVEPLGVEYKGHTLWELPPNGQGIAALQILQILKNFDLAEMGYNSTESLHTQIEAKKLAFEDRAKFYADLDFGKQPIDELISEEYGKKRAGLIKNRAARTVQAGNPNLTEGDTIYLTTADQEGNMVSLIQSNYRGMGSGVVVPGLGFVFQDRGQLFSMDKSHANVYEPGKRPFHTIIPAFVTKDGKPHMSFGVMGGAMQPQGHVQILVNMSDYGMNLQEAGDATRWQHMGSTEPTESQAKYLTDGGYVEIESGVSSQVLRELEQKGHDVRTGRGGFGGYQAILRDHEEGVYRGASESRKDGQAAGF; this is encoded by the coding sequence ATGAAGATAAAAAACGTTCTTACAACGCTACTCGTTAGCGCTAGCTTTATTCCGCTATCCAACGCAGCTGACCGTGTGACGGGAGAAATGCACGCAACACGTTCAGAAGTAATCGCACCCAATGCTATGGCTGCAACCAGCCAGCCTCTTGCTACCCAGGTCGCACTAGATATCATGAAAAATGGTGGTAATGCCATTGATGCCGCTATCGGTGCAAATGCAGCCCTTGGTCTGATGGAGCCTACCGGAAGCGGTATCGGCGGCGACTTGTATGCGATAATCTGGCATGAAAAAACGCAACGCCTCTATGGTTTGAATGCTTCTGGACGCTCTCCCAAAGGCCTGACCTACGATAAATTAAAGCAAGAGCTGGATAAGTTAGATCGAGATACCTTGCCTCCCTATGGCATGTTACCCATTTCAGTGCCCGGTGCGGTAGATGGCTGGTTTGAGTTACACCGCAAGTTCGGCGAAATGCCCATGGACAAAGTATTGCAACCAGCGATTGATTATGCTGAAAACGGATTCCCAGTTTCAGAACTTATTGCCTATTACTGGAACTTAAGCGTTCCAAGACTGAGTCCTCAACCAGGCTCATTCAGCGAGACCTTCACCATCGATGGGAAAGCCCCGCGAGAAGGACAAATGTTCAAAAATCCAGAGTTAGCTAACACCTACAAACTTCTTGCACGTGATGGTCGATACGCATTTTATCAGGGTGAAATAGCAAAAAAGATTGATGCCTTTATGAAAGAAAATGGCGGTTATCTGCGCTATGAGGACTTGAAGGATCATGAATCAAACTGGGTTGAGCCACTTGGCGTTGAATATAAAGGCCACACACTGTGGGAGTTACCGCCCAACGGTCAAGGCATTGCCGCCCTACAAATTCTTCAGATCTTAAAAAACTTTGATTTAGCAGAAATGGGATATAACTCAACAGAAAGCCTGCATACGCAAATTGAAGCAAAGAAACTCGCCTTTGAAGACCGAGCAAAATTTTATGCTGATCTGGACTTTGGTAAACAACCAATCGATGAATTAATTTCAGAAGAGTATGGCAAGAAAAGAGCTGGTCTGATAAAAAATAGAGCAGCTCGAACCGTTCAGGCGGGTAACCCTAACTTGACGGAAGGCGATACGATTTATTTAACCACCGCAGATCAGGAAGGTAACATGGTTTCCCTGATACAAAGTAATTATCGCGGTATGGGGTCAGGTGTCGTAGTTCCGGGACTGGGGTTTGTTTTCCAGGATCGCGGACAGCTATTCTCTATGGATAAATCTCACGCTAACGTGTATGAACCTGGTAAGCGTCCCTTCCACACGATTATTCCTGCATTCGTTACAAAAGATGGAAAGCCTCATATGAGCTTTGGTGTTATGGGCGGTGCGATGCAGCCACAGGGCCACGTACAGATTCTTGTTAATATGTCGGATTATGGCATGAACCTGCAGGAAGCTGGAGATGCCACTCGCTGGCAGCACATGGGTTCAACCGAACCAACGGAAAGTCAGGCAAAATATTTAACTGATGGTGGCTATGTAGAAATAGAGTCTGGGGTATCCTCTCAAGTACTAAGAGAGCTTGAGCAAAAGGGACACGACGTCAGAACTGGTAGAGGTGGATTTGGCGGCTACCAAGCGATACTTAGGGATCATGAGGAAGGCGTCTATCGTGGGGCCTCAGAGTCACGTAAAGATGGACAAGCCGCAGGCTTCTAA
- a CDS encoding alpha/beta hydrolase — protein sequence MYFITNRAFDPSLEGFEKLTKHPNKKGPNELSAVKITGNRSPTIELLQDQLSIDEVRALKDEFKLDIDESEPHYASLRVACDVFRQAKEQCKSVLLYVHGYNNDVRDIYQTASELETLYDVIVVPFTRPANGGGALSGTLSYLADKRDARTSDDALNRVVDIVGKYHRMLTRSTRNRLEHRAAAKYPDNPTKQREHLSLLFERYCNVSVNMLCHSMGNYVLKHALKSSLSEARQLVFDNIVLVAADTNNESHEEWVETLRCRKSVFITINADDYALSWSRRKPGEEQKARLGHYLRSLNAKNALYIDFTNCKAVNRSHSYFDGDTVSRNKTVRRFFEKAFNAKTFYLTWIIRHTTTAIIPNKDYVGQKTPSVGRMSLYRTQTTN from the coding sequence ATGTATTTTATTACTAACCGTGCCTTTGACCCTAGTCTTGAAGGGTTTGAAAAGCTAACAAAGCATCCCAATAAAAAAGGTCCTAACGAATTATCGGCGGTTAAAATAACCGGAAACCGAAGCCCCACTATCGAACTACTACAAGATCAGCTCTCAATTGATGAGGTTCGTGCATTAAAGGACGAATTTAAACTGGATATTGACGAGTCTGAGCCGCACTATGCCAGTCTCAGGGTTGCCTGCGATGTTTTTCGTCAAGCCAAAGAGCAGTGCAAAAGCGTCCTCCTTTACGTTCATGGCTACAATAATGATGTAAGGGATATCTACCAGACAGCCAGTGAGCTGGAAACTTTATATGACGTCATAGTGGTTCCCTTTACAAGGCCTGCAAATGGCGGGGGAGCCTTATCCGGCACACTGTCGTATCTGGCGGACAAGCGTGATGCCAGAACATCCGACGATGCCTTGAACAGGGTCGTGGATATTGTAGGGAAATACCACCGGATGCTAACACGCTCCACTCGGAATCGTTTAGAGCATAGAGCAGCGGCTAAGTACCCTGATAATCCTACCAAGCAACGTGAGCATTTGTCGTTATTGTTTGAGCGCTACTGTAATGTCTCAGTAAATATGCTGTGTCACAGTATGGGAAACTATGTCCTTAAGCATGCGCTTAAGAGTTCATTGTCCGAAGCAAGACAGTTAGTGTTTGATAATATCGTGCTGGTGGCGGCTGACACTAATAATGAGTCTCATGAGGAATGGGTCGAAACTCTTCGCTGTAGGAAGTCGGTCTTTATTACCATTAATGCGGACGATTATGCTTTGTCATGGTCTCGCAGGAAGCCGGGCGAAGAGCAAAAGGCGAGGCTGGGTCACTATTTGCGTTCTTTGAATGCGAAGAATGCGCTGTATATAGACTTTACCAACTGTAAGGCAGTAAATCGTAGTCATTCATACTTTGACGGTGATACGGTGAGTCGTAATAAAACGGTCAGGCGCTTCTTTGAAAAGGCTTTTAACGCCAAAACGTTTTACCTTACCTGGATTATCAGGCACACAACAACAGCTATCATCCCAAATAAAGATTATGTTGGACAAAAAACACCATCGGTAGGGCGAATGTCGCTCTACCGTACCCAAACCACAAACTGA
- a CDS encoding M3 family metallopeptidase, which produces MKKLTLGAALVSALLAVGCNDSSDKETQVTEVQATETESAEVAKTEESSDVESSNPFFQDWDTPYGMPPFDKIKDEHYAPAYDKAIAEARAEIDSIIKNPEEPTFENTIEALEYSGSLLTKVSSVFYNLTSANTNPELQKIQKEIGPKLSSFRDDMNLNADLFKRVEAVYEKRNDLGLREDQMRLLEEAYKSFVRGGAKLNDEEKQQLRDLNKEMTDLALAFAENVLAETNSWELVIDNEEDLAGLPQGLIDAAADTAEKRGYEGKWVFTTHRPSKTPFLMYSTNRELREKMYYAYTHRGDNNNEHDNKVNAAKLSQLRAKKAQLLGYDTHADFVLEERTAQNAENVYNLLNQVWPAALEQAKAERALMQEMIDKEGGDFDLQASDWRHYAEKIRNEKYSLDEAAVKPYFSLESTLQGVFYTANKLFGMNFKERFDLPKYHEDVRTFEVTDNDGELIGIYLTDHYVRDGKRGGAWMNSYRKQFVTKDGKYVKPVIVNVLNYPRPVGDEPTLLTFDQASTLFHEFGHAAHGLLSDGVYPSQTGTSVPRDFVEFPSQVLENWMLEPEVLAKFAKHYKTGEVIPQEMIDKIQAASKFNQGFATTEYMAAALLDMAWHTLDGKELKEANAFEKATLDELGLIPEIAPRYRSTYFNHIFSSASGGYSAGYYSYIWSEIFAADAYQAFRENGIFDKETADKFVEFILSKGGTQDPIELYKKFRGKEADPKFLMISRGLVDEDDVE; this is translated from the coding sequence ATGAAGAAACTAACTTTAGGGGCAGCTCTTGTATCGGCACTTTTAGCCGTTGGCTGTAATGATAGTAGCGATAAAGAGACACAGGTGACTGAAGTCCAAGCTACGGAAACTGAAAGCGCAGAGGTTGCAAAAACTGAAGAAAGCAGTGATGTTGAAAGCAGCAACCCGTTCTTCCAGGATTGGGATACACCGTATGGTATGCCACCATTCGATAAAATTAAGGATGAGCACTATGCTCCGGCTTACGATAAAGCGATAGCTGAAGCCCGGGCGGAAATAGACAGTATAATTAAGAACCCAGAAGAACCAACGTTTGAGAACACTATCGAGGCTTTGGAGTATAGCGGAAGCTTGCTGACTAAAGTATCCAGTGTGTTCTATAACCTGACTTCTGCTAATACCAACCCGGAATTACAAAAAATCCAAAAAGAAATTGGCCCAAAACTTTCATCTTTCCGAGATGATATGAATTTGAATGCTGATTTGTTCAAACGCGTTGAAGCCGTCTACGAAAAGCGTAACGATCTGGGTTTACGTGAAGATCAGATGCGTCTTCTGGAAGAAGCATACAAATCGTTTGTTCGCGGCGGTGCTAAGCTAAACGATGAAGAAAAACAGCAGTTACGTGATTTGAATAAAGAAATGACTGATCTGGCACTGGCTTTTGCAGAGAATGTTCTGGCAGAAACCAATAGCTGGGAATTGGTTATCGATAACGAAGAAGATCTGGCTGGCTTGCCGCAAGGCTTGATTGACGCTGCTGCAGATACAGCTGAGAAGCGTGGCTACGAAGGCAAATGGGTATTCACTACTCACCGCCCAAGTAAAACACCTTTCTTGATGTACTCTACAAACCGTGAGCTACGTGAAAAAATGTACTACGCATACACGCATCGCGGTGACAACAATAATGAGCATGACAACAAAGTAAATGCTGCAAAGCTATCTCAGCTACGAGCCAAGAAAGCTCAATTGCTAGGTTATGACACGCATGCAGATTTCGTTCTTGAAGAGCGTACTGCGCAAAATGCTGAGAACGTCTATAACTTACTGAATCAGGTATGGCCGGCTGCCTTGGAGCAAGCTAAAGCTGAACGCGCTTTAATGCAGGAAATGATCGACAAAGAAGGTGGTGACTTTGACCTACAGGCTTCTGACTGGCGTCATTACGCTGAGAAGATTCGTAATGAGAAATACTCTCTCGACGAAGCGGCGGTAAAGCCTTACTTCTCACTTGAAAGCACATTACAGGGCGTATTCTACACAGCAAACAAGCTGTTCGGCATGAATTTCAAAGAGCGCTTTGATCTACCGAAATACCATGAAGATGTTCGTACTTTCGAAGTCACTGATAACGATGGCGAGTTAATCGGTATCTACCTGACGGACCATTATGTACGTGATGGTAAGCGTGGTGGTGCCTGGATGAACTCTTACCGTAAGCAGTTTGTCACTAAGGACGGTAAGTACGTTAAGCCAGTTATCGTTAACGTATTGAACTATCCTCGTCCAGTGGGCGATGAGCCAACTTTATTGACGTTTGATCAGGCCAGCACTTTGTTCCACGAATTTGGACATGCTGCTCATGGTTTACTGTCTGATGGTGTTTACCCATCACAGACAGGGACCTCTGTACCTCGTGATTTCGTTGAGTTCCCGTCACAGGTTTTGGAAAACTGGATGCTAGAGCCAGAAGTCCTGGCCAAATTTGCTAAGCACTATAAGACTGGTGAAGTTATCCCTCAGGAGATGATTGATAAAATCCAGGCGGCTTCTAAGTTTAACCAGGGCTTTGCTACGACCGAGTATATGGCTGCTGCATTGCTGGATATGGCCTGGCATACGCTTGATGGTAAAGAGTTGAAAGAGGCTAACGCGTTTGAGAAAGCTACGCTGGACGAGTTAGGGCTTATCCCTGAGATTGCTCCTCGCTACCGTTCAACTTACTTTAACCACATTTTCTCAAGTGCCAGCGGTGGTTATTCCGCCGGCTACTACAGCTACATCTGGTCTGAAATTTTCGCTGCAGATGCTTATCAGGCGTTCCGCGAGAATGGAATTTTTGATAAGGAAACCGCGGATAAGTTTGTCGAGTTCATTTTATCTAAAGGTGGCACGCAAGATCCGATAGAGCTTTACAAAAAATTCCGTGGTAAAGAAGCTGATCCTAAGTTCTTAATGATCAGCCGTGGTTTAGTTGATGAAGATGATGTTGAGTAA
- a CDS encoding GNAT family N-acetyltransferase → MSETITLKPVLSISDISADDWRHLLNPAKPSEATNPFIQYEFLKALEDSGSVSAENGWQSCHLAFYKAGELIAIIPNYIKGHSYGEYVFDWTWAEAYERNGQKYYPKALSAVPMTPVTGPRVITHLKPEQQVPLIEAAIQWTQQNHLSSWHINFTCDSDDSVFTDERLLQRSDIQFHWHNNRYESFEEFLTCLKAKKRKNILRERRAFGTGSDNYSDWDFVWLDGHTASSDDWQLFYRMYRNTFDKKGGWAQLSQGFFECCANALPDQTLLLLARLKGEPVAGAFFMKSDTALYGRYWGCFEEVEFLHFETCYYRGIEYAIEHGLSVFEPGAQGEHKLARGFTPAWTRSFHYIEQPQFRAAIAKAISQEAEWLELRYEQYLQHSPYKAQ, encoded by the coding sequence TTGTCTGAGACCATTACATTAAAGCCCGTTTTATCCATCAGTGACATTTCTGCTGATGATTGGCGACACTTATTGAACCCTGCAAAACCATCAGAAGCAACAAACCCTTTCATTCAGTACGAATTTCTAAAAGCACTGGAAGACTCTGGCTCCGTATCTGCTGAAAATGGTTGGCAAAGCTGTCATCTCGCCTTTTATAAGGCAGGGGAGCTCATCGCAATTATTCCTAATTATATTAAAGGGCACTCATATGGTGAATATGTCTTTGACTGGACCTGGGCGGAGGCATACGAGCGTAATGGCCAAAAGTATTATCCAAAGGCATTATCAGCCGTTCCGATGACGCCGGTGACCGGCCCTCGAGTTATTACTCACTTGAAGCCAGAGCAGCAAGTGCCCCTGATCGAAGCTGCCATCCAGTGGACTCAGCAAAACCATCTGAGTAGCTGGCATATCAACTTTACCTGTGACAGTGATGACAGTGTTTTTACTGATGAAAGGTTATTGCAGCGCTCTGATATTCAGTTTCATTGGCATAATAATCGATATGAAAGTTTCGAGGAATTCCTAACTTGTCTCAAAGCCAAAAAGCGAAAAAATATTTTGCGTGAAAGACGAGCCTTTGGCACTGGCTCCGATAATTATTCTGACTGGGACTTTGTTTGGTTAGACGGTCACACCGCAAGCAGTGACGATTGGCAGTTATTCTATCGAATGTATCGCAATACCTTTGATAAAAAGGGGGGCTGGGCTCAATTGTCTCAAGGTTTCTTCGAATGCTGTGCTAACGCTTTGCCTGATCAGACGCTGTTGTTATTGGCAAGGCTCAAGGGGGAGCCTGTGGCGGGAGCGTTTTTCATGAAGTCTGATACTGCGTTGTACGGACGTTACTGGGGGTGTTTCGAGGAAGTCGAATTTCTGCACTTTGAAACCTGTTATTATCGCGGGATTGAGTACGCAATAGAGCATGGCTTAAGTGTATTTGAACCGGGAGCGCAAGGTGAACATAAACTGGCTCGTGGCTTTACGCCTGCCTGGACCCGCTCTTTCCACTATATTGAACAGCCCCAGTTTCGAGCCGCTATTGCTAAAGCCATTAGCCAGGAGGCGGAATGGCTTGAGCTAAGGTATGAGCAATACCTCCAGCATTCGCCCTATAAAGCTCAGTGA
- a CDS encoding SRPBCC family protein encodes MEYQLDIIINKPLAEVVKLMDDPANLKKWQPELVSFEHIGGKERTAGQKSKIVYLMGKKECEMIETIESHDLPDLLITRYETDGVVNRVENHFKAVGADQTHWMTKNQFKFTSIGMKLMGFFMKKAFPKQTMNYMQRFKDFAENTPS; translated from the coding sequence ATGGAATACCAGCTGGATATCATTATCAACAAGCCACTGGCGGAAGTGGTTAAACTAATGGATGACCCTGCAAATTTGAAAAAATGGCAGCCAGAGCTGGTGTCCTTTGAACATATTGGCGGGAAAGAGAGAACGGCGGGACAGAAGTCAAAGATCGTGTATCTGATGGGAAAGAAAGAATGTGAAATGATAGAGACGATAGAATCCCATGACTTGCCTGATTTACTTATTACCAGGTATGAGACAGATGGCGTGGTTAATCGAGTTGAAAATCACTTTAAGGCGGTCGGTGCTGATCAGACTCACTGGATGACCAAGAATCAATTTAAATTCACCAGTATTGGGATGAAGCTGATGGGTTTCTTTATGAAAAAGGCTTTTCCGAAACAGACTATGAACTATATGCAGCGTTTTAAAGATTTCGCTGAAAATACACCATCATAA
- a CDS encoding DUF502 domain-containing protein — translation MKNISKIFLQGLFAILPIVLTIAIIVWLVTTLENYLSQLLLLFMPEDMYWPGLGLILGIVLIFALGLFIKLYLGRLIIRGLNKLMERIPVVRAVHNALNDMVRFVTASEKEELQKTVLVEVQEGAEVIGFVTSQNLELGERSDLIAVYIPMSYQIGGFTLFMPKDKVKELDIPPSKAMKKVLTAAMGSEKRPLEE, via the coding sequence ATGAAGAATATCAGTAAAATATTTTTGCAGGGGTTATTCGCTATCCTGCCAATCGTATTAACCATCGCTATTATTGTCTGGCTGGTAACCACTCTGGAAAATTATCTGAGCCAACTATTATTGTTGTTTATGCCAGAAGACATGTACTGGCCCGGACTTGGCCTGATATTAGGCATTGTATTAATTTTTGCTTTGGGGCTGTTCATTAAGTTATATCTGGGTCGCCTGATCATAAGAGGCCTGAATAAACTCATGGAAAGAATCCCGGTGGTCAGGGCGGTGCATAATGCATTGAATGATATGGTGCGGTTTGTGACTGCCTCAGAAAAAGAGGAGTTGCAAAAAACCGTGTTAGTAGAGGTTCAGGAAGGAGCCGAGGTCATTGGCTTTGTCACCAGTCAAAATCTAGAACTTGGAGAGCGCTCAGATTTGATTGCGGTATATATCCCCATGAGCTATCAAATCGGTGGATTTACGCTATTTATGCCGAAGGATAAAGTCAAAGAGCTGGACATACCTCCAAGTAAAGCGATGAAAAAGGTCTTAACAGCGGCTATGGGCAGTGAAAAGCGCCCATTAGAAGAATAG
- a CDS encoding SulP family inorganic anion transporter has product MIDLIVNKTSSLKNDLLSGLTVALALVPEAVAFAFVAGVDPLVGLYAAFMVGLITSVFGGRPGMISGATGALAVVMVALVADHGVEYLFATVVLMGIIQMLAGWMKLGKLIRMVPHPVMLGFVNGLAIVIFLAQLKQFGVQDENATGWLEGTFLEGSSIDVAWLQGTELYMMIGLVLLTMFIIYVLPKLTKAIPASLAAILVVSGLVLGFNLNTTTVGDIASIGGGFPEFHIPMVPLNLETLQIILPYAVVLAAIGLIESLLTLRLIDEVTETRGQGNRECFAQGLANTATGFFGGMGGCAMIGQSLINVNSGGRGRLSGIAAAIFLLMFILFASQWIEQIPVAALVGVMFIVVIGTFEWASFRIMRKVPRHDAFVLVVVSVVTVVTDLAMAVFVGVILSALVFAWTSAKRVRVRRSEKDGKAFYTVRGPLFFGSTTHFAEQFSARNDLDEVYIDFAESRVWDHSGIEVIDSLAMRYERAGKKLHLLHLSPDCIKLLKKAGNLVEKNATEDPRYFVADDELGG; this is encoded by the coding sequence ATGATTGATTTGATAGTAAATAAGACCTCGAGTCTTAAGAATGATTTACTATCGGGTTTGACAGTAGCTTTGGCTCTGGTGCCAGAAGCAGTGGCTTTTGCATTTGTAGCAGGGGTTGACCCGTTAGTTGGTTTGTATGCGGCCTTTATGGTTGGTTTGATAACGTCTGTTTTCGGCGGCAGACCAGGCATGATATCTGGTGCTACTGGTGCATTGGCTGTGGTCATGGTCGCTTTAGTGGCGGATCATGGCGTTGAATATTTATTCGCGACCGTTGTATTGATGGGGATAATTCAGATGTTGGCTGGTTGGATGAAGCTGGGTAAGCTGATCCGAATGGTGCCACACCCGGTCATGCTGGGCTTTGTAAACGGTCTGGCAATTGTTATTTTCCTGGCGCAACTAAAACAGTTCGGCGTTCAGGACGAGAATGCAACGGGCTGGCTGGAAGGGACTTTCTTAGAAGGTTCCAGTATCGATGTTGCCTGGTTACAAGGTACTGAGCTTTACATGATGATTGGTTTAGTTCTGCTGACCATGTTTATCATTTATGTACTGCCGAAGCTGACAAAAGCAATTCCCGCCTCGTTGGCAGCTATCCTGGTAGTTTCTGGTCTGGTATTAGGGTTTAACTTAAATACTACAACCGTCGGTGATATTGCTAGTATCGGTGGTGGTTTCCCTGAGTTCCATATTCCTATGGTTCCGCTAAATCTGGAAACTTTGCAAATCATCTTGCCTTACGCCGTAGTGTTAGCGGCCATTGGTTTGATTGAGTCTTTGTTAACCTTACGCCTGATTGATGAGGTAACTGAAACACGCGGACAAGGTAATCGCGAGTGCTTTGCTCAGGGCCTGGCTAACACAGCAACCGGCTTCTTCGGTGGTATGGGTGGTTGTGCCATGATTGGCCAAAGTTTGATTAACGTTAACTCCGGTGGTCGTGGAAGACTGTCTGGGATTGCCGCGGCAATATTCCTGTTGATGTTTATCTTATTTGCATCACAGTGGATTGAACAGATCCCTGTAGCTGCGCTGGTCGGTGTCATGTTTATTGTGGTTATTGGTACCTTCGAGTGGGCCAGTTTCCGTATTATGCGTAAAGTACCACGTCACGATGCCTTTGTTCTGGTAGTTGTTTCAGTTGTAACGGTGGTAACCGATCTTGCAATGGCCGTTTTCGTGGGTGTTATACTGTCGGCTCTTGTTTTCGCCTGGACCAGTGCGAAACGTGTGCGAGTTCGTCGTAGTGAGAAAGATGGCAAAGCATTCTATACCGTTCGTGGGCCACTATTTTTCGGGTCGACTACTCACTTTGCAGAGCAGTTCTCAGCACGTAATGACCTGGATGAAGTCTACATTGATTTCGCCGAATCTCGTGTTTGGGATCATTCAGGTATTGAGGTTATCGATTCGTTAGCCATGCGCTACGAGCGAGCAGGCAAAAAGTTACACCTGCTGCACCTAAGCCCAGACTGTATTAAGCTTCTTAAAAAAGCCGGTAACCTGGTAGAAAAGAATGCTACAGAAGATCCTCGCTACTTTGTTGCCGATGATGAACTTGGTGGTTAA
- a CDS encoding serine/threonine protein kinase — protein sequence MNGENPFAGLTPDFILDAIESRGFYSDGRVLALNSYENRVLQIGIEEGAPLIAKFYRPNRWSRAQILEEHEFCFELVEQELPVVAPMITKGESLFEYKGFYCALFERKGGHAPELDNLDNLFTLGRFLGRIHRVGQAKDYSERPALTPQTFGHDSIDYIIENSLPDEVRMPYESLARDLMALVDDLWQKAGSKRAIRVHGDCHVGNILWRDDNPHFVDLDDSRMAPAIQDIWMLLSGERDQQQKQLMEIIEGYQEFCDFDVSELQLIECLRTLRMVYHSAWLARRWHDPAFKHAFPYFGSVQYWQEQILDLRVQFAELQEAPLTLPHY from the coding sequence ATGAATGGCGAGAACCCTTTTGCTGGATTAACACCAGACTTTATCCTGGACGCTATCGAGTCGAGAGGGTTCTATTCTGATGGGCGAGTCCTTGCCCTCAATAGTTATGAAAATAGAGTTTTGCAGATTGGTATAGAGGAGGGTGCTCCTCTAATAGCAAAGTTCTACCGTCCAAACCGCTGGAGCCGGGCACAGATACTTGAAGAGCATGAGTTCTGTTTTGAACTGGTCGAGCAGGAGCTTCCAGTAGTAGCACCAATGATTACAAAAGGGGAAAGTCTTTTTGAGTATAAAGGCTTTTATTGTGCACTTTTTGAAAGAAAGGGCGGCCATGCCCCCGAACTGGATAACTTGGATAACCTTTTTACATTGGGCCGTTTTCTGGGCCGAATTCATAGAGTGGGGCAGGCTAAAGACTATTCTGAAAGGCCCGCGCTAACACCTCAAACCTTCGGGCATGATAGCATCGACTATATCATCGAGAATTCATTGCCGGACGAGGTTCGTATGCCATATGAGTCACTTGCTCGAGATCTTATGGCACTCGTAGACGACCTATGGCAGAAGGCGGGTAGCAAGCGAGCTATTCGCGTTCACGGTGACTGTCATGTTGGTAATATTTTATGGCGTGATGACAACCCTCACTTTGTCGATCTGGACGACTCAAGGATGGCTCCTGCGATTCAGGACATTTGGATGCTACTATCGGGTGAGCGAGATCAGCAGCAAAAGCAACTGATGGAGATTATAGAGGGCTATCAGGAGTTCTGTGACTTTGACGTAAGCGAGCTTCAGCTTATTGAGTGCCTGCGCACACTTAGAATGGTTTATCATAGTGCCTGGCTGGCTCGTCGCTGGCATGACCCCGCTTTTAAACATGCTTTTCCATATTTCGGCAGTGTACAGTACTGGCAGGAGCAAATTCTTGATTTACGGGTTCAATTTGCAGAGTTACAGGAAGCCCCTCTGACCTTGCCTCATTATTAA
- a CDS encoding C40 family peptidase, with product MNRVAIVNIQQLLAVILLAVLITSCASTPRSSSQSGSAPHRSSTEAPRGSDKGLTIAQIAQAMVGVSYRYGGSNPDEGFDCSGLVYYSHLKVGEKIPRVSYAQLAASENVSMSDLQPGDLLFYRINGSPSHVGIYIGQGQFVHAPSSGKKVRVTSMANLYFKPRFIRAGRLYSDN from the coding sequence ATGAACAGAGTAGCCATAGTTAACATACAGCAATTATTAGCAGTCATCCTCCTCGCAGTGTTGATAACCAGTTGCGCCAGTACCCCTCGCTCATCATCGCAATCAGGTAGCGCTCCGCATCGAAGCAGCACAGAGGCTCCCAGAGGCAGCGATAAAGGGCTTACTATTGCACAAATTGCTCAGGCCATGGTTGGAGTCAGTTATCGTTACGGTGGTAGTAACCCCGATGAAGGCTTCGACTGCAGTGGTCTGGTTTATTATTCGCATTTAAAAGTCGGAGAAAAGATCCCTCGTGTCTCCTATGCTCAGTTAGCCGCTTCAGAAAATGTTAGTATGAGTGATTTGCAGCCGGGTGATTTGTTGTTTTATAGAATAAATGGAAGTCCTTCTCATGTTGGAATTTATATTGGACAAGGACAGTTTGTTCATGCACCATCCAGCGGCAAGAAAGTTCGTGTCACGTCAATGGCGAACCTTTATTTTAAACCACGTTTTATTCGGGCTGGGCGTCTTTACAGTGACAACTAG
- a CDS encoding GIY-YIG nuclease family protein yields the protein MTEEELATWHLYILRCKDGTLYTGITNNLERRFEEHQSNGPRCAKYLRGRQPVTMIYHTSFKNKSLALKAEIKVKKLTASQKKLLASGQLVIHEIADTA from the coding sequence ATGACAGAAGAAGAATTGGCTACCTGGCATCTGTATATCCTTAGATGCAAAGACGGGACGTTGTACACTGGTATTACAAATAATCTGGAGAGACGCTTTGAGGAACATCAGTCAAATGGCCCTCGATGTGCTAAATATCTCCGGGGGCGCCAACCTGTGACGATGATTTATCATACGTCTTTTAAGAACAAGTCGTTGGCACTTAAGGCCGAGATTAAAGTAAAAAAACTAACGGCCAGCCAGAAAAAATTACTGGCTTCAGGACAGTTAGTGATCCACGAAATTGCCGATACTGCATAA